Proteins from a genomic interval of Actinoalloteichus hymeniacidonis:
- the ddaH gene encoding dimethylargininase → MTVADVQGIGPSGLGGGATVAVDHPAVVEPRLATPRRYLMCPPEHFTVSYAINPWMNPEVAVDTAEAIRQWDALRRTYERLGHTVEVIDAEPGLPDMVFAANSGTVVDGRVLGARFRAPERAAEAEHYRRWFVRNGFRDVVMPSCTNEAEGDFTWTGSLLLAGTGFRTDPGAHSEAQETLGVPVVSLRLIDPRYYHLDVALFVLSEGSATVAPLVAYYPEAFSPGSLRVLRRLFPDAVIATEHDAACLGLNAVSDGRNVVLPIEAVGLAEQVAQRGFEPHFVDIGELRKSGGGPKCCTMELRG, encoded by the coding sequence ATGACGGTCGCGGATGTGCAGGGAATCGGCCCCTCCGGTCTGGGAGGTGGTGCCACGGTCGCCGTGGACCATCCCGCCGTGGTCGAACCAAGACTGGCCACCCCGAGGCGTTACCTGATGTGCCCGCCGGAGCACTTCACCGTCTCCTATGCGATCAACCCGTGGATGAACCCCGAGGTGGCCGTCGATACCGCCGAGGCCATCCGGCAATGGGACGCGCTACGCCGAACCTATGAGCGGCTCGGCCACACCGTCGAGGTGATCGACGCAGAGCCGGGCCTGCCCGACATGGTGTTCGCCGCGAACTCGGGCACCGTGGTGGACGGCCGGGTCCTCGGCGCGCGATTCCGCGCCCCCGAGCGGGCCGCCGAGGCCGAGCACTACCGACGTTGGTTCGTGCGCAACGGCTTCCGCGACGTGGTCATGCCCAGCTGCACGAACGAGGCGGAGGGCGACTTCACCTGGACGGGGTCGCTACTGCTTGCTGGCACCGGGTTCCGCACCGACCCCGGCGCACACAGCGAGGCCCAGGAGACCCTGGGCGTGCCGGTGGTGTCGCTGCGGTTGATCGACCCGAGGTACTACCACCTCGACGTCGCACTGTTCGTGCTCTCCGAGGGCAGCGCCACGGTCGCACCCCTGGTCGCCTACTACCCGGAGGCGTTCTCGCCGGGCAGCCTGCGGGTGCTGCGTCGCTTGTTCCCGGACGCGGTCATCGCCACCGAGCACGACGCGGCCTGCCTCGGGCTCAACGCGGTCTCCGACGGCCGAAACGTGGTGCTGCCCATCGAGGCCGTCGGCCTGGCCGAACAGGTCGCCCAGCGGGGTTTCGAACCGCACTTCGTCGACATCGGCGAACTGCGCAAGTCCGGTGGCGGACCGAAGTGCTGCACGATGGAGTTGCGGGGCTGA
- a CDS encoding Lrp/AsnC family transcriptional regulator has protein sequence MDKTDHRIISCMVADARSSFADIGAKVGLSAPAVKRRVDRLLDLGVLRGFTAVVDPEALGWGTEAFVEVYCHGNVTPGQIRVGLEPLAEVVGAYTVSGAADAIVHLRAASIQHLETALERLRAVDFIDRTVSTVVLSKLLERPAMPEGGTGLDRGPSQGAIGPI, from the coding sequence ATGGATAAGACTGACCATCGAATCATTTCGTGCATGGTGGCCGATGCCCGTTCGAGCTTCGCCGACATCGGCGCGAAGGTCGGGTTGTCCGCCCCCGCAGTGAAGCGTCGGGTGGATCGACTGCTGGATCTCGGGGTGCTGCGCGGCTTCACCGCGGTGGTCGATCCGGAGGCCCTGGGTTGGGGCACCGAGGCCTTCGTCGAGGTCTACTGCCACGGGAATGTGACGCCGGGTCAGATCCGGGTCGGGCTGGAACCGTTGGCCGAGGTGGTGGGTGCGTACACCGTGTCGGGTGCCGCCGACGCCATCGTGCATCTGCGGGCCGCGAGCATCCAGCATCTGGAGACCGCGTTGGAACGGCTACGGGCGGTGGATTTCATCGACCGCACGGTCTCCACGGTGGTGCTCTCCAAACTGTTGGAACGTCCAGCCATGCCCGAGGGCGGCACTGGGCTGGATCGCGGCCCGTCCCAGGGTGCGATCGGCCCCATTTGA